The nucleotide window TGGAGTTTAAAGGTTAGATCAGGGCAGACCGTGTAAATGTACTCTAAATATCAGCCACATAGCCGCAAATAAAAACAGATATGATAAAAATGCTGTCACATTCTTGTGAAAAATGTTCCTTTAACCACGGGGAACTCTGCCTTTATGTTAGTGTGACCAAAATTCCCCGGGGAAAAGTGTCCATGGATGCGTCAAATGGCCTTGGTGTTTCAATGTCAAGGTATCACGATGCTCTGAACACTTTCAACAGCCAATTACCCAAAATTCGAACGCACGGGGCTGTCAGGGCAAGGTTAAAATGACGATTCAATTGTTACTGAACCCCTGGGGAGGAGGGGTGAAACGATTGAAAATTACAAAAGCAGCACGGTGAAATATCACCAGGTCCAGCCCTACCCCTAAAATTAGTCACATGGCAACTGTCAAAATAAAGCGGTGACATGATCTAACAATAACTATGGTTGTTCTCGGTTTTAACCTTTATCGCTTCCACACAATTACATACTGAAGTCACTGaggggactgctgatcagtgctagggacagctaatcattgttagggactacTGGTCAGTGCTAGGAATAGTTCAGGTATAGTTGATCAGTGGTGGGGATAATTGATCACTAGGAGGGACATTTGGTAAAAGGTGTTCACACGTGTTAATAtgtgggcgactatatggcgTACTGGCACGAACTATATACCCCGTAACACCCTAgctgataaacaaaaaaaagagaccACCAGATTGCCTCCAACGACGTGGCATTGTCAAAATTGTTAAAAAGGCGCTAAGAGGAGTGATCAGTTACGTTTTTATCCTGGCctgatttctttgaaaaagcATATCCTCCCTCTTGTCTCCGACTGACAAAGAACCTCCCAAATATAGTCCCCAGTGCCGATAAAATTGACACGGACAAAGACATTGGCTGAGTGCAAGTGCCTCTGAGGCTGCGACCATTTATTGTGATCGATATTAAGTTAAGAAATTACCAGTTTGGCATGATTGTAAGATTATAATATTTATCTATAACAAAAGGCTTTAAGGATCTCAAGcaggcaaatatcctttattttgtcctcaaGTCTCTCTTTAAGAAAAATATTCAGGTAGAATGAAATATATAAAAGACTTTCTACCGAATGATTCATCCCAGGACCTTTGGAAGGCGACTCAGTACTACCACATTCGGGaactgaaaattttcaaaaagattACGGAACAAAATTGTTGAATTCAGGCTCAAATCAAAGAGAATACACAGCCTAACATTCTATAGGCCTCGTCGCAAAGGAAAACTATCAGTGAGGTGAGTGTTTCACAAGTGTCGATGCCCGGAAGGGCTTCGTTGCTAAGGGAAACTAGGATTGAGATGAGTTTTGTTCAATTGTCGATTCCCTAGAAATATGTTATTTAGCACTAATACTTCATTTTATGGTTTTTAAGTTCATCGCAGCTATTATTAACGCTGGCTgaaacgggattcgaacccatgacctctgcgataccggtgcagtgctcgaCCAGATGAGCTTTGGTCACTGCTTAAATAGCGTTAATAATAGCTGTGATGAACTTAAAACTGAACCATAATATGCTTctgtccgcagttcaaatatgtgCCTTTCACATATTACCCATCCTATATGTCTATCCTCCACGGGTTCATTACGAATTTacaaaaatgaccagctcccagcgGGCTTGGTAGCTCAACTGGTCGAGCACTTCATCGgtgtcgcagaggtcatgggttcgaatcccgttcaaACTAGGAAAAAAGCGCCCGAACTTGTTTACCGTCACTCAGATTTCCTCTCTGAGAATAGGGTgaattgtttatttttctttactttcgATAAGGTTAGTACATCCTTCGTGTAATGCGGCTGTTTGTAACAATCAGAACCTCTTGCATGTCGATTCTAGAGATATTCGGCTTTTAGCCATTGACGGGAACAGGTATATAGttcgtgccagtatgccatatagtcACTCAGGtggtagggactgctgatcattggtagggacaggtaatcattgtaaGGGGCTGCTAAACAGTGCTAGGGCCGGCTAATCAGAGGCAGGaacaggtaatcattgttagggactgctgacgAGTACTAGGGACTAATAACAATTGGTACGGACTGCTGATACGTGCTAGGGACTGCTTATCAGTGCCAGGGTCTCGTGGTCAGTGGTAGGGTCTGCTAAACAGTGCTAGGGACAAGTAATCGTTGGTAGAGACTGCTGATAGAtggtagggactgctgatcagagCTAGGGATTCCTCTCACTCTGTCGACTCAAAGCGTTTAGTTCCGACCATTCTCAATTTTCGTTGTTACACTATTACTACATGACAAGACAAACGCGACTGAGATTATGAGAGTTTAATTTCTATTACTATGTTACGGCATAAGGTCTTCTTTCCAGTGATAAAGAAGTTCTCCATTACCTCCAAGTTCATGTTCGTGAACCGCTACTCTAATAGCATTGATTTGAAGTTGTAGTGCAATGACGTAGCAGAGACAGACCCGGGTTGCATCGGACTGATACAAGCGCTGTTCAATTTGAAAGAAGCTTCACGGTCTACCTAAACATTCTTAACAGCTATTTTATTTACAAGCATGCAAGAGCACTTTGGATTCCCCAGCATACAACTGCACATCAGAATTTCACAATATTTTAACTGACAATGCAAGTCGAACAATTACTCAGTACGAATTCTTTTGCGTCGAGCTTTCTGCAATTTCCCTTAACCTTCCATTCAAGTTGATTGTGTACAGAAGGAAGCAAGCAGCCTCAGAAGTGGAATCCTTCAAAAGCTACGTCCTGTGGAGTACCAAACTGATAAGCTTGATTTGTTGCTTGAGGAGCAATGTCAATATCAGAATCCTACAAATATCAAGAAAAGCGCACAGTTAcactctcaaaaacacccatcATCTATCATCTCAATAGAGGAATGTTTGACCtcttttgtaaacctatttatttcgttttatttccaaataagattttttttttgctgaatttattactgcttttttctgtccgactagttgggtgatactaaaacaattagaccctttgccctAAACGGCCACGGCTATTGACCCGAAGTCCTATGACGTTCACTTGTGTTAAGCGCACTGAAAAGTGTTTCGTTTCCAAAGAAACAGTAGTGCTGCATTGTTGCTTCGGTAAGCGTGGACCCTTACCCAGGAAATGATACACGTTTTGACCAGGATATTACATACAAGTGTCCCCCTCTAAATGACAACGTATAAGATTATTCCTGCAACGTATGATAGACAACCAAACTCTGGCGTCTGTATTAATTAGTTACAAACGGAAATAGTTGTCCACAAACCTGCTCTTCAGAAAAATATCTATCAATAATTGCCAAAGCTCTATTATACACTTCAGTGTTCTCATGGGTTTGTAGTTTCTCAATTAGATCCAAACCTGAGAAAAAAGAGTATTGGAATTTGATCAACCAGGGCCTGAGAATTGTACTTATCCATGATTTTCAGTTACAGTAGGAAATAATGGAAACATGAAGCAAAACTAGCTTGTTCAGTTAGAATACTCACCATCATGCTCTTCCATTTGTTTGCACACTTTATCCATCATGGGACTGTTAATTTTGCTGGCGCTCTATCAAAAAGTAATTCGAAACTCTTAGCGATTGGCTTTAATAAAGACAAGCATTAAATGTGAGGTCCACCAAAATTACTCATGAATTGTGTTGTCAACCTGGTCTGGCCTCAATTTGCTGCAAAGTTGCCCGCTCTAATGGTTCGAATACCCCCATTTCCAAGTTAATTATTGGAGATCAGAAAAGAAAGATAGTAGTCTGTACAAAAATGGTTATCTCCTTCTCCACCACATTCAAGAGCACAagaaattcaaggacttttcaaggactccATGTTgaattcaaggactttcaagACTATACAAATTCCTCTACGGAATGAAGGCGCGcttttcattcaaccaataaAGTCGAACGATTAAAATGGTTGTATCCAGTGGTGCGCCATTTCAACCTCCCCTTAACCCATAACAATGCTTTTCATTCATTTACTTTGCTTGTGTTTTCACGTTACAAAATTGCTCCCTACAAAAACCACACACAACCCAAACCAATAAATTCGTCATCCAGACAAACATGACAATGATGAATGGGAGATATATGAAGGTTTTCAGTTTTCATAAAAGCTTACCAAAAGGATGTGGTTAAATCCATCCAGAAGCACAAGAACTGtctgaaagaaacaacattCCAAATAAAATCAGCTCTAACACTGCAAAttcaaaaagttgaaaaaatacaCTCATTACAAAGGATCATAAAGGTGTTGCTGTATTTTGTGAACTTTTTGTGAGATCTTTACTCAGCTAATTAGTTTTTACATGTACATTTTATAGTTAAcaatagtattaataattattgttaactgtaaattttaattattaaaatcttCAAACTCACTTTTGTATCCTTGGCATCCAGAAGCTTGCACATTGGCTCAATTACACCACAGTCAACCAGGAAGTTGATCTATCAAAGGAATAGAGAAGATAACAAAGCCCACATCAAATCTATTGCCTTCAACTCAAGTACAGAAACAATCTTTGAAGAAATACAATAAGTTAGATAAGCAACAGAAAAATTATGAATGCAAGTtagggaaaataaaaattttagcTCAGTAGCTAAGATGTTTGTTGAATGTGTTCAAAATTCATAAAAACCCTCACGTAAAGAAAAATGAAGGAGGTAAACCTTTTTAAACGTTAAAGAACttggaaatttgaaaaaaattgtttacatcCAGAAGAAGCCTTAAACCAAACAATGTGATGCTAAATGTAAGCATCAAAGGCTTCTTTCCTGTTTCTTTCTcccaattatttgaaaagaaaaatagcaaagtGATCAGCCACAGTCAAAGGCTCCTTTGTACATTGATAGCTACCGCCCCTTTCCCAGGTATTGCTTTAACATGTTGGAGTTCATTTTGCTTATCCCAGAATAATGGAAAGCCAACCAATTAGCCCTACAGCTAGGAATTTAACTTGGATCTTCAACATAGGTGACAGGCAAGCAAATTGACTACAGCTGCGCAATTAGGTAACAATCCCTTTGAAAACTAGTCTctttcgcagccgtctttcgggatgtcatgCAATGCTCCCCCACAGCATTGCATGACACCCTGAAAGGCAGATGCGAAGGAGACTATTTGAAAACCTGTCACTTTCATTTATAATTAAGTTCTCTATTTGCTTAGAAAGTTATTCTCAATAAACAGAATAATAATCAATATTTTTATCCTAACAACAGACACGGACAGCACACAACCCAGTCGCTTGTAGCTACCATCTTCATGAAGCAACTATTACCTGATCTGCAGTGCTGCCTGAAGTGAAGTTTGTAATTGCCCATACAGCTTCCTTCTGACTTTTGAAATCTGCCTTGGCACCTCCCTGAAAGATTAAAAGTGGTAAATGTAATTTAGGGTGAGTTAATCTTGAGTCAGTGCATCCAGCAGTCTTCTCAACAATCAAAATCTGTGGGCTGGTCACAAAGACATATGCTTGCATGTGAACTTTAATTGCCATATTTGCATTTTCCTGTGCTACTGATCTTTAAAGGGCACTGCTTTGGTTGCCTATTTTGTACCCAGGTCTTCCCACCGCCATAGGTATCACATTCATAAAATATCTCCACTTAAGTTCCCTCAGTGCAACAGTTTTGGTTGGTTTCCACTTGCAGAGCTGCTTCCCACTCACACAGTTGCCGAGGAAACCTCCTCGCTGTGCTGTGGTCCCCACGCACGTTTCATGGCACCAGTTTCCAGGCCcatctattggtgatgagtttaattAGAGAAAATAGGAATAAAGTTGTACATAGTCTGGTAATGTACTAAAAACTAAGCGTAAAACTAAGCTCATTAAAATTCATTGTCATACCTTTAAAACATTGATAATTAAAGGAACCAAACCAGCATTGATTACAGCCTgtaaaataaattacaacaacaaaaaaaatgattctCCACTGGCAAGCTACGCACACTGCACTGAAAATGGGGGGAGGGAATGCAACAATTGAAATTAAACATGTAAACTGCTCTACTTCGCTGGACATTGAATACACTCAGCTGAGAATTAAGAGTGCTTGCGAATTAGCTGACAACAGTGATGTTGTTACAAGTTTAAGACAGACGTGCAAAGAAAAAGACTCTACACACTAACATTTGCATACATTTGAAAGATGTACATTTGTACAATGAAAGATTTGTTTCTCTGGAAACAATGGTAACAGTCCCCTTTTTGCAAGTTCCAATCCCAcagtaaaatgaaaaaattagaTGAACTCCATGAATTTGTGTAGTAAATACAACCACTTTGCTTGATGCATTCTGAGAttgtgatattttctttttaccTGAATTTGTTCCTTTGGGCCTGCTGTGACATTAGATATTGCCCATGTTGCCTCCTGCAGCAAAAACAAAGTGCGTTGTCTCATTTTGATCATGTCAGTAAGTCTCCACAAAAGGAGATTAAAGATGAGAGTAAGACAAGTTTTACAACCAACCTTAACAATACTAGCTTTACTGTGCGTAAGAAGATTCTTGAAGTAAAACAGAGCATTGCACTGTACCACTAACTACAATGAACAAATGATAAAACCACCCATTAACATCAATGGTAAGTTATACTAATCCACAATTTATTCAAGTACAGGTTGTGTCACAGTAATCCCAATATGTCAGCTTACTTGTGTCTGTTCATCAGTTCCAGTGACAATGTTTCCTACAGCTCGCAAAGTGGGCGTCTGAAATGGCAGACCATGAGTGAAGAACgatgaattatttttgaaagTTTGGAAATTACTACAAGATAAATAataggggtgtgtggaataaggccttaagtgacttttgctgcaatgtcaaattctcctagtcattcacaactgaatacaaggaaatttggaaggagaatctggttaTTTAtcaaagtcacttaaggcttttctccaggcacccctgcaattgtttttcattgtgacCTACTGTGTGTCACAATGTTAATAAGAAAGAAAGGGAATTCAAAGTAATGCAGCCAACTAAGATTATTTTCAACAATATAGAATTATGCTATACATAGGGTAAAAATTAATTACCGTTTTGAAGAAAAGGATCCGTGAAATGTTTGAAAtaactaaatttaaaatgactgttaattttttttgtgccaTGCTCTTACCACAACATTGACTTCAGGATGACCCAGCAAATTCACCAGTGAGGGAAGAATTCCTGAATCTATAACAAGcttcaagaacaaaaacaattgtTTCTCAGAAGCATAATATACTTAAatgcccaaaaaaaaaaagaaggagcTTTTTCAATGTTAACAAGAATTAATATTAGATGGTTACCCGCTTCAAAGCTAGCGACAATTAGCATGGGGATTTAAAGTAAATACAGcacaattttacttgtcaaattGGTGCCGGTGAAAGGGTCGTTTACAATATTCCTTGACTTTAGGGCATGAAACTACACATTTAAAGCACTGGCAATAATCACAATTACAAACAACCCAACCCACAAGGGAGTTACAGTACATGCTTATGATTCACCCAAAAATTTGCTCCCAAAGCAGGTTTAACTCTCAACCacggttagtgctaaccattggttaagtaTCAAAACATACACTGGTTATCAttaaccatgctttgagtaaCTGGCCCCTGGTTGTTCACTCCATCAAACTACATTAAATGTGGTATAAATTAAACACCACAGAGATGTAAACCTTGACCTGGCCACACTGACAGATGACAGTGAACTTACCTGTATTCTATCGTTTGTTCCATCAGTCAAATATGATAAACCCCAGCAAGTATCTGAAAGAACCTaattacaaattttaaaagaagGTATTTAATAGGAACTTAAAATACCAGTAAACTTACGCTTTTGGAAAAACTTAAGgtttgaagaaactaaaatattgTCAATTAACATAATAAACATGAACTATAAACCATTAAGTATCATTactggttcatggttagcatgcatctgtcaagttatggatgcatttTGAAGTTGCTAAGAAATTGAGTCTCTTATACTTACTGTCACACCTCTTTTATGCCTGGCAACAGCTCCCATGTGCACCATAACTCAATGGATGCACACTAAGCCatatgaaggggtgtgtggaataagaccttaagtgacttttgatgcaatgtcaaattctcctagtcattcccaggtacccctgcaattattgttaaatttgaCAAGAGAAAATTAAGACACTAATGAGAAAAGCATCCAGTTCAGTCAACCCTCTTAGAGATTGAGTGAACAGATGAAGGAAACCTTGCTTCCTTAATTTCTATCATTGACTAAATGCCTGTCTGTTGACTTACTTCTTTATCTTGATGATTGATCAGATGTGCTAGGGCAGGAAGGATCTGAACACaagtaaaatattaaattaCTTAACATCAAACAAACAATAGTAATATTACTTTGATGATTAACTATAAACATTCTTAAACTTCTATGCATCTGCACTTTCTAACAAATCAAGAACATAACGCATAGATCAAGACCAATTCAACTTAAATGCAAAGTTTGATAATATTGCAAGAGCATATCTGCTTCACCTGTACGACAGCATCCTTCTCAGGTGGTGGATTTTTGTTGCGGCACAAGTTAGACAAAGTCCAGGTCACGTTACGAAGAAACTGAACCTAACAGTAGTGAAATTTAATTCAGAGGATGAATTATGTCTCAATTTCATAcataagaaattaaaaattataaGGAAACGAAGAGAAATTGCCCAAAGTTTCCATACGATTCTGGCATTCCTGAAAAAAGGGCTCAATGTCTTGATAACTACCTATATGTACTTTACACACTCCAATCCAGAAGTATAATTTAACAAATAGAGTAAAATCAGTAGAAGAGAATGCAAGGAATGAACATTAGGTGCAACAATTCAAGCAAAGATCCACAAAACACTTACATTCATGCCTGACTGTATAAGTCCAAGCAATGGTGATAAAGCGCCACAAGTGATTACAAAATTTCTTAACATTGGACCATCACCTGGcaaaaaatttataaaaatgCTTGTCAAGTCATAAAAATGTTAAGGAATGGCACTCTCCTCACATCATTATGTAACAGCTGCTATTGACAAAGGAGGTCTCAAGTTGCCTTTAACTGCAATGCACCCTTTTCGTGCTTTCTTCTTAAGAGGGAGTGCAGTCTTTGCCCATGCATGTTTTCTAGAGTGAGAGATCCCCCAAATTAAATTTAATCACATCAAATTACCACTGCGGGGGAAAGCAGGAAATTAGAACCACAGAGAGGGGAAACTGATACAACAAACAGACTCAACCCACATGGCATCTTCAAGAATTGAACTTTAAGCCACATTTGTGGAAGGCACCATGTGTGCTCCACCATTGCAGTGCTCCCTATTTCCTCAAATTTGTGAACACTTTCCCCTATAAAGGGGTATTGATACCCATAAGGCTGTTTTGATTTCATGTAATTACAACACAAAGTTCTAAACTTTTATTCCTTTCCTTACAAGGTTTGTCAAAGAATTAAGCAGAAGAACAATTTATGACAGCTAGTGGATGGAAGTGGGACCTTGATTATTCCTTTGCTCCTATATGTACATAATTTGTCTCTTCTTGCTGGGTAATCGTCAGCAATGTCACTGGTCATCAGTGCAATTTGTAGACCCTGCTTTTGCAAGTTACTTACCTGCAATGTTTCCAAGGGCCCACACAGCTTGTTCACAAACTTGAGCATGTGGTGAATTCAACAGTTTAACAAATTTTGCAACACCACCTGGCATAAATATAAAGGAAAGAACAATTTCAAATAAAAGGATACCAAGTCAGAAATTTTTATACTGTACATAATTACAGCTTGTGATATAATTGAAGTTAAAATGTAAGTCCACTTGACCAAGGTTGTTCAGTtcaagaaaatgtttttcaatGCTGTTATAAGCATCACAAATTATTTCCACAAGTGGAGAAGAAATAGGTGCCTTTTATTATCTTTCGGGTAACATGTGAGCTTTGATTGTTGATTTAGCAGTCCACATTCTCAAATATGGACTGCTTGACTTTGTGGTGTCACTGTGCTTTCCAGCTCGATTCATTGTCAAAGAGATAtgataaacatcttactaagcTTTTCTCAGTCTGTGCTTATTAGTTTCAGGaccttgttttttccacttcaatcaTTACAATCAATAATTGTAGCAATTaagtccgtaacttacagtacagcccTCAAACTTGGTTCATAAGACAGTGATATTTAATTATGCTTTAGAATAGCCAATCAGTTGCTTTTAAAAAGCAAATCAACGCACAATGTTTTGAGAAAATTTATGAGACTGCCAAACTTGGTAATTTTATGTATTGTCTCATCATTCctatgatttatttatttattatggtCAATCATACGGTATGTCTGCTATCTTGCCGGTACATTAATCCCCAACTCCGTCACCTGGCCTGGCCCAACAttttttgttattcattttaGGAACTTTAAGACAAATGATGGAACAAGACCTAAGTAGTGAAGCTAATCTGCATGATTTGCATTTGTTTTGCTCTTATTTACTCTatattatttacaaaataaGAACACCAATGACAACAGCTGATGAATTTTTAACAGGcgcattttatttttatatgaagGCTTTTATTGTGAAATTAAATAAGAACAATTCACAGCTACAGAATTATCAactgaaggggtgtgtggaataaagTCCTAAGTGAATCTttctgcaatgttaaattctcctcATTTTCTTAAGCAAATACAAGGTAGTTTGGAAGGAGGGTATGGCAAttgatcagaagtcacttaaggcttttttccaCACACCCTTTCAATTATTGATGTTTTACCTGAATCCACAACAACCTTGGTTTCATCTGATGAGCCCGATGCAATATTTGTCAACACCCAAGCTGCCTCAAATTGAATTGAAGGACTATAATATAGAGAGTTAAGAATAACATGCCATCATTAGCACAATAAAATGTATAATGTTATTTATACAAATTTCAAACATAAATGACAGACATTACATGTGAAAATATTAAACTTGACGCATAAACATTTGAACATAATTGAACTGTCAGTACTAAAAGCACCATACTCACTTGTCAGATCTGTCCAACAAGACAACAAATTTTGGAACTAGCCCAGATCTAAAAAAGGGGGTCAAAATGTACTAAATTATAAGTACAGGAAGAGTGGATTCTACTACATATAATGCTATCTAGATGACAACCAcatgtacaaatcaaatttgcAATCGACAGACTGAAAACAATTCACCATACAGTTGGCAAATTGGAGCACTTAGTTTCACTTTCTAAGTaataatgattaaaaaatattaaagtgcCTTATTAAAGTAGCGCACAAACAAATAAACCTCTTAATAATTTCCTGTCAAATTAAAGGACTGAACCTCTAAACacatgcaataataattattattgttacattAATATATGATAACATATACCAATTAATGCCACCAGTTTTGCAGACAATTAACACTCGCACCATATTAGGAGCGCACTAATTCACCAGGAAAGGATTGATTGATTatgatttgatattttttttttcaccctttCATGTAAATTCATTTGTTGACTTTACCTGTAAATCAGAAGTCATATAgtacaaataaaattaaaccaAGCATCATTCTTCTCAGTACTTCATTTGATGTGTAAATAtcttgaaatattattatttaaactGTTACTCACTCAATAAATTCTCTTATGGGTGGATTTCGCTGCTTTGAAAGCATCTTCCTGAAATGTTAAAATTATGTcttattttcaataaaatctGTTTTGTGCAACAGAATTTTGTAATGTGAAATATATAATTAACAGTGGTAAAAATATATGGCACTCGCTaatttttgtccattttcaaaAGACACTTCTAAATGTTTCTAACTTATGAACCACAGTATTTGATAGATCATTTTATAatgacaaaagagaaaaaatgctGCTGTTAAGACATGTTCACCTTGAAATCTGAGCTGCTTCAAACATCAACTTGTCATCATTTGACTTGAGATACTAAAGAAAAAGAGATTGTATTGTACAAATGTATAATTGCCAGATGCTCTATCCATTCAGCAACAAGAACTGGTGAGCTACATTTTGGTTACTTATCTGCAGGTTCTTACTCGAAGAATCACACAATTACTGCTGACTtgacaatatgaatttcattcaACATGATATAGTGGTATGCAAATATGACGACAATTAAGGCAACAAATGCACCCAGGTGCATTCAATGCtaaattatttatcattattattactattattattatttttgttcttttaattttgaacggtcatatctatttttggctaattttgtgaaaattagaGTCTTCTTTTTATTGCTACTTTGGTCATCAAACACACCCTGTAatctattatagtttatttgtgtctttgttttattgtgtgaaaaaataaaaaaaaacaaaaacaaaaaaaaaattactactattattattattattatgcagtacCTCTTCAATTGTGGGTAATGGTAGCTGAGAAATAGTCTGTGAAGAAAGCAATACAGGGAGCAATTAAAAACTGTTAACTCCAAGTTGACGCTACAACTTGAGCAATGAAAGAGTAGCAAATTGTTAACAAACGTAATAATTTACCGGTTTCTGAGAATTGTTCTCCTTCAGTGGACTAATGGACTCATCAGAGGTAATGTTACGTCTCTTGAGAATCTGGTCATCTCTTTTTGTCTAAAGTAAGAAAGGCACATCATCTCAAAATATTATGAGGCTCGATCACAACCAGTCTTGAACTCACATAACACTAATCCTTGAGTTCACTGTACTATTATCAAAGTTCCATAAGACATTACATTAGTCTGTCAATGAACCCACCTGATTTGTTCTTTTGCCATTTGATACAGCATACAATTAAGTACTGCCCAAAGGTGTTTGTAATGAACCACCTTTTGACACTCTTACAAGCACATCCAAGGTAACATTATCTTTTTTGCTACACCTTTTTTATAAGCTCTTTGCTCCATTCTTTTACATATGCACTTAAATCAGTTTAAGATGTTCAGACAACTGGACAAACATGTCAAATATttgccaaaaattttaaaaattacaagCTCGTGGAAAAGTGCTTGCTAGTGGAAGACCTCCTTGCCTATATAAAAACAGGAAGGGGATAATAGGGAAAAAACAGGAGCTTGACACCTCCAAATTAAATGGTCTAGATAAAAACAGGCAAACTAATGTtcatcttcagttgcaagtgtttttggtgttgttgttgttgttgtgatttCCTGCCATTAGGCACTTAAGTTTGTGTTTTTCGTTGATACACTGTTTGCACACACATTATTTGCATTTAGTATTGTTGTAACGTTTACCAGTAATTAAAACTTCTAACAGCAATGTATT belongs to Acropora muricata isolate sample 2 chromosome 9, ASM3666990v1, whole genome shotgun sequence and includes:
- the LOC136928917 gene encoding importin subunit alpha-1-like; the encoded protein is MAENRLRNFKNKGKDSSELRRRRTDVTIELRKTKRDDQILKRRNITSDESISPLKENNSQKPTISQLPLPTIEEYLKSNDDKLMFEAAQISRKMLSKQRNPPIREFIESGLVPKFVVLLDRSDNPSIQFEAAWVLTNIASGSSDETKVVVDSGGVAKFVKLLNSPHAQVCEQAVWALGNIAGDGPMLRNFVITCGALSPLLGLIQSGMNVQFLRNVTWTLSNLCRNKNPPPEKDAVVQILPALAHLINHQDKEVLSDTCWGLSYLTDGTNDRIQLVIDSGILPSLVNLLGHPEVNVVTPTLRAVGNIVTGTDEQTQLVVQCNALFYFKNLLTHSKASIVKEATWAISNVTAGPKEQIQAVINAGLVPLIINVLKGGAKADFKSQKEAVWAITNFTSGSTADQINFLVDCGVIEPMCKLLDAKDTKTVLVLLDGFNHILLSASKINSPMMDKVCKQMEEHDGLDLIEKLQTHENTEVYNRALAIIDRYFSEEQDSDIDIAPQATNQAYQFGTPQDVAFEGFHF